GGTCCAATGAAATTTGAAGTACTTGAAAAACTTGTTATGGAAGCTTTTGAATATGCGGATACTGTTATTAATTTTATGTTTCAAGGAGGAGAACCTACGTTAATCGGAACAAATTTTTATGAAAAATTTCATGAATATGTGGACAAATATAATAAAAAAAATATAAGAACGGAATTTTTTATACAAACTAACGGAACTTTGTTAAATAACGGATGGATGGAACTTTTTAGGAAATATAATTATCTCGTAGGAATTTCCTTAGACGGGTATGAAGAAATACATGATATTTTTAGAATAAACGGAAAAAATAAAGGAACGTTTAAAAAAGTTATGCAAGGTATAGAACATTTGAAAATATCAAAAGTGGAATTTAATATTCTTTGTGTAGTAAATAAGCTTGTAGCACAAAATGGTAAAAAAGTTTATAGATTTTTTAGGGAAAAAGGTTTTAGATATATGCAGTTTATTCCTTGTATTGATGATTTTGATAATAAAAAGGAAAAGGAATTCACATTAACGGCAAAAGACTACGGAAAATTTCTCAATGAGATATTTTTATTATGGTATGAGGATTTTATTGATGGAAATTTTATAAGCATAAGATATTTTGATAATTTAATAAGAATACTATTAGGGCAACCGCCTGAAGCCTGTGACATGATGGGATTTTGCAGTGTAAATGGAGTTATAGAATCAAACGGCGATGTTTATCCATGTGATTTTTATGTATTGGATGAATATAAATTAGGAAATATAACGGAAAATAAATTTGAAAATATACTGTTTAATGAAAAGGCCGTTGATTTTTATAAAACATCATTGAATATGAGTGAAAAATGTAAAAAATGTAAATATATAAAAATTTGTAGAAGTGGCTGCAGAAGATATAAAAATTTTGATGGAACTGAAAATAAGTATGAAAATAAATTTTGTGATGCATATATGGATTTCTTCAGGAAAAATTTGGAAAATTTGATAGAACTTGCTAAATTGACTTATAAAATAAGACAAGAGAGAACTATACAGTAAAATTGATTTAAAGATGGAAAGAAAAATTTATGATTAAGAGATTATTTTCCAATTAAAATAAAATTGTAACTGTTATTTTACTGATTTTATAAAAATATAAAGTTCATAATTTTAATTTATTTTTTTACTTTTATAAATAAAGTATATTTTTGGAAATCATAAAATATTGTTTTATTGCCCTTTATAAAGTAAATGCAAGACAGAATAACATTTTTTATATATGAAACAACTCAATTGAATATTTTATTTCATTATAAAGATTCGTGTTAAAAAGTAAAACTGGTATTAATCTATTGATTTAAAAAAAAATGAGTTATAATTTGAATAGAAAGTAAAAAAATAACTGTTTGGAAAAATAGAAATGAAAACTAAGTTATTCGTATTCTCATTGATAAATATAATCACTTTAATGTCATGCCGAGAGAAAATGGAAACTTAAAGAGGAAAAGTCACGAAATGTACTCTAAACTTTTTGAAAAATCATGTTTAAATGAAGAATGGAGCAGGAAATATGAAATATTTTACAGGGATTGATATAGGAGGAACAAATACTAAAATTGGAATATTAAATAAAAATGGAGAAATTTTAAATACCCGAAGTATAAAAACGGAATCTATAAAAGGACCTGAAAATACCATACGAAGAATATGGGAAACAGTAAAGGAAATGGCAGTTGAAAACTCAGTAAATATAGCAAATATGGAAGGTATAGGTGTAGGAATACCGGGTCCTGTAATAGATGAGTCCATTGTAAAAATAGCTGCAAATTTCTCATGGGGTAATGATTTTCCTGCTAAAAAAATGTTTGAAGAAATAACAGAAAAAAAAGTAAAAATAGCAAATGATGTTAAAGTGATAGCATTGGGAGAACAGCTTTATGGAGCAGGAAAAGGTTATAAAAGCAGTATAACAATTCCTATCGGAACAG
The Leptotrichia sp. OH3620_COT-345 genome window above contains:
- a CDS encoding anaerobic sulfatase maturase, producing MRALNLLIKPYSSGCNLNCKYCFYYDVADNRTVRNYGPMKFEVLEKLVMEAFEYADTVINFMFQGGEPTLIGTNFYEKFHEYVDKYNKKNIRTEFFIQTNGTLLNNGWMELFRKYNYLVGISLDGYEEIHDIFRINGKNKGTFKKVMQGIEHLKISKVEFNILCVVNKLVAQNGKKVYRFFREKGFRYMQFIPCIDDFDNKKEKEFTLTAKDYGKFLNEIFLLWYEDFIDGNFISIRYFDNLIRILLGQPPEACDMMGFCSVNGVIESNGDVYPCDFYVLDEYKLGNITENKFENILFNEKAVDFYKTSLNMSEKCKKCKYIKICRSGCRRYKNFDGTENKYENKFCDAYMDFFRKNLENLIELAKLTYKIRQERTIQ